TTTGGACGCCCTGATCACGGTGCCCGTACTCATTATTCCCAATGGGGGCAGTTACTATGATTTCTTTACGGATCCGGGGTTCTGGGTCATTGGAGCGGAATTCATTGGCACCACCTTAGTGTACTGGAATTTCATGGTTAGGCAAAGAACAAAAGAGTTGATATAATCGATTGGAATTATGGAACATGGAAATGACAACAAGCCATCTAACCCTTTTTACGGAAATACTATTAATTGGGGGTACAGCCGGACTGTGTTTTACATAGGGAAACGCCGTAACCCCTGGTATTGGACAATTGGACAATCTGGGTTATCTGTAGGCCTTTCGGAAAATGAACCGGAGCGTTGAAAATCCCTTGTTCCTTATCGTTTTCTTCGTATATTTTTTAATGGGGATAGCAGCAATTTATACTTGTATCCTTGCCCGAATTTGTGACTGAAACCGTCAAAACGAAAATTTGGAATACGTCCCTGGAGGCATAAGGTGGGGTTTGGGCAATGCAAAGGGCATCGATAGCGATGCCCTTTTTGTCTGCTTGTTCGTTGTCCTTACCTTTTGTAAAGGTAATCCAAATCCTTATTGGAAAAATTGTCCAATTTCAGGGTGTTTTCGTGATTTCTTTGGTTGTTGGAGTTGATGGTGTACCACCCAAAGAATAGGGGCATTTTGTAGTTTGTTCGTGTTTTCATGATTACGTTGTTTTTTACTGTTTTTTGATGATGATTTCTTGTAGTTATTTTAATTCCTTTGTCAATACTGGGCCTTGTTTAGCTCCTTTTCGCCATTTGGTAAAAGGGATGAGCATAGGTTTTTTGGCTTGATATGCCTTATAGGTTTCCCCAAACTCGTTCACCAAATCTTTTTCTTCAAATAAGGTTCCAATGATGACGTATGCCGTAATGGCAATGGCAAAAACCAAATGGGTAACGGTCATGGTCGGAGTGGCCCACATGCCCAAGAGCATACCAAAATAGAGCGGATGCCGTACATGTTTGTAGAATAGGGTTACCCTGAACTGTAATTGGGTATAGGGCTTGCCCATTAACTCCAAAAACGTTTGCCGCAACCCGAACAAATCAAAATGGTTGATCAAAAAAGAACTGATGAACAGTATTGCCCATCCAGTAAAGAACAGTGCATAGAGTACATAAAACAAAATGCTATTGGGTGCCACTTGCCATAGTTGACCGCCAATGGGTTGCCAGTTGTACACCATGTTAAACAGCAGTAGTCCGGAAACCAAAACAAAAGTGCTTCGCTCAATCGGTTTTGGGAAATAACGGGCGAAGAGTTCCTTAAACCATTTTCTCGCCATAACACTGTGCTGTACCCCAAATAGGGAAATCAAAAGTACGTTGTTCGCCAATGCCCATAAAAAGGACATTTGGGGTTCTTGGTCGATTCCGATTGCCGGAATCAGGTTGCCGACAGAAGCAATCCAAAAAAGGATGGATGCAAATGCAATAAGGTAGGCAACCATGGAATAGGTAAACATTAAAATTTTCTTCATGATCTTTAGATTATAATTCGGGGCAAACCTAGACATGAAGAAGCCCGTCCTAAGAATAGTATAGGATTACAAATGGGTTACATGGATGCAAAAACAGGGTTACAAATGGGTTACAAAATGTATTTTTTGTTTTTTAAAAATCTGATTTTAAATAACTTATAAAAAACCTTAAAAAGCGTGTAAAAATGCGGACAAATCGTCTTCCGGAGAGAGGTTGAGCTTCTTTCTAAGCCGATTTCGACTCATTTTTACTGAAGAGGGATTGATGTTCTGTAGTGTGGCAATCTGTTTGGTATTCAAATCCAGTTTAATGAATGAGCAAAGACGTACGTCCGTTTTGGTCAGTCCTTCAAACTGCTTATTAAGGCGTGCATAAAAGGAACTGCTCGGTTCGTCCACTTTTTTATAAAAGTCATCACTGTCTTTGTCCACCCAAATTTTATTTTTGATTTCCTCCTCCAAAAGCTCCAATTCCTT
The sequence above is a segment of the Muricauda sp. SCSIO 64092 genome. Coding sequences within it:
- a CDS encoding methyltransferase family protein, with protein sequence MKKILMFTYSMVAYLIAFASILFWIASVGNLIPAIGIDQEPQMSFLWALANNVLLISLFGVQHSVMARKWFKELFARYFPKPIERSTFVLVSGLLLFNMVYNWQPIGGQLWQVAPNSILFYVLYALFFTGWAILFISSFLINHFDLFGLRQTFLELMGKPYTQLQFRVTLFYKHVRHPLYFGMLLGMWATPTMTVTHLVFAIAITAYVIIGTLFEEKDLVNEFGETYKAYQAKKPMLIPFTKWRKGAKQGPVLTKELK